A stretch of DNA from Aliarcobacter thereius LMG 24486:
ACTTTGAATTCATTTTAGATACTTTTTAATCTTTTGTATGATGTGAAGAAGCAGCTTTTGCATCTTCAATTCTCTCTTTTAACTCTTCTACACCAGCACTTACAAAACCTTTTGCTTTTTCAAATGTTTTAAAGATAGTTTCTTGAGCATTTTTATTTGTTAAAACATAAGTTGCTATTGCACCTATTAATGCACCTTTTATAAAATCTCCATTTAATAAAGAGTTTGATTGATTTTGCGTATTGTTGTTTTGGTTTAAACCTTGATTTATATAAGGGTTTTGATTTAAATTACTACTATTGTTAGTAGCATTTCTTGTTGAGTTAATATCATTGTTGTATTGATTATTCATTATCTTCTCCTAATTTTATATTTTGGTTTGTTAAATACTTTTCTTCTAATTTTTCTTCTATTACTTCAAGTGCATAAATACCTGCTAAACCAATACTTAAAGCTGTAAAAGCTCTAAGATAATTTCCTTCTCCAATATAGTTTGTAGTTGCAATAGCACTTCCTGTTACTATAGCTCCTTGAGAAGCTCTTTTTACTGTATCTTTTATTGCACAATTCTTATTTAAAGATCCATTTTGAGTCTTTTTATAGTTAATAGCACCACTAATTACAGCACTAGCAATAGCACCACTAATTACATGTCCTAAAACATTTCTTGGTGCTCCTGTATCTATTTTTTTCATTTTACTACCTCTTTATTTGAAACTATTTTTTTAGTATATTTTCTTTTTGGTTTTTCTTTAATTTCTTGTAAGTCAGTTTTTATCTCTTCTTTTTTTAATTTACTATCAACTATTCTTTTAGTAGATACAACTTTTTCTTTTGCAATATCTATAATTTCTTTTGATTTACTTTTTAATAAATCTCTATTTTTATAAGCCATAACAGTAGTAGCTCCTACAAAAATCCCTGCTATAAAAGGTAATGCCATAATTTACTCCTTATCATCTTGGTTTTGTTTATTATATGAACTTAATAGCTGATTTATTATAGCTATTAAAGCTCCTCCACTAAGAGCACCACCTATAAAATTAAAATTTAATTTTGAAAGTAGATTTGATATAGAATTTTCATCTAAATTCCCTGAAGAAAATTGTGAATAAATCTCTTGATATTGGGCTAAATCTTGCATTAGCTTTTCTTGATTAAATCCATTAATAGATGAATTATTATAGTAGTTTTGTACATGAGAACGAAAAGCTGGTAAATGATTGTTGTATGATGCAGCTTGGAGTTGGTAAAGAGTATCAATTATATCACTATCTTGTGCATAAGAAAGAAGATAATTATATAAAGCAATATTGTTTATTTCTCCTGCAACACCTAATTCATAACATTCAATTAAAGACTCAGGAATTGAAATCTTATTTTCTAAATCATTAATAGGAACTTCAATATTATATTTTTGCATAAGTTGTATAAGTACTGAATAATGTATAGCTTCTGCCTCTTTTATATTTAAAAAAGGGTTTATATTTCCAAATTTTTCTATTACTTTTGTATATATTTCATAAGCTTTAAACTCATCATATACAGCAATTTGTAAAATTTGATCACGAATAGGAATATTTGAATTTTCATCTATTTTTTTACTAGTTAAAATATTGTAATCAACTGCCATTAAATCTCCTTTATAAGATTGTTAATAATATCTCTAATTTCTGAAATATTTTCTTTTTTTATTAAATCTTCCCATAATGATGGACTAAAAATATCTGGATCGTAAATAATTGTAACAGAAGCTATGATTTTATTTATCTTTATATCTTTAATTCCAGATATTTTTGTGGGTAAAGATTCAATATCTCCTAAGGAGATATTTTCACTCTCTTTTACTATTTTAGGGTTTACTCTAACTCTTAATCTTCCAGGAGTATGAGCAATAATTGAAAAGTAACTTGCTATTTTTATTATTGTATCATTATCAATCAATATTATTCCTCTTTTATATCACTGTTTTTTCTGCTTAAAAAAAGTAGTAAACAAACTCCAATAACAGCTGCTGTTATTGAACTTGCGAATACTGCAATTTTTACAGCACTTACTACATGTGGATCACTAAATGCTAAATGAGATATAAATATTGACATAGTAAATCCAATTCCTGCTAAGAAACCAACAGCTACAATCTCTCTCCAAGATACATTTGATGGCTTTTCACTAATTTTAAATAAAGTTGCAAGATATGTAAATAATAAAATACCAATAGGTTTTCCTATAACTAAACCAAAAAATACTCCTAAAACAATTGTGCTATTTTCAATAACACTTTCAAACTCTAATGCAACACCAGCATTTGCAAAAGCAAATAAAGGCATTATTAAAAATGCACTAAAGTTATGTAAAGCATGTTCTAGCTTTAAAAGTGGACTTTTTGAGTTGTGCTCTTCTATCTCTTCTACAGATGTTTTATTCGCCTTTAAAGGAATTACAAAAGCAAGTAATATACCAGCAATTGTAGAGTGAATCCCTGAACTATGCACAAAAATCCATAAAAATATACCAACAAATAAATAAGGCATAACTCTTGTTAAATTAAAGTAGTTAAATAACATTAAAACAAAATATGTAAGAGCTGAGTATATTAGGAAATCATAGTGAAGTTCATTTGTATAGAATATTGCAACAACTAAAATTGCTCCTAAATCATCTACAACAGCTAATGTAACTAAAAATACTTTAATAGATAAACTAACTCTTTTTCCTAAAAGCATTAAAATTCCAAGTGCAAAAGCAATATCTGTTGCCATTGGTACACCAAATCCAGTTGGGTGAGATTGATCTATAAATAGATAAACAAGAGCAGGAACAATCATTCCACCAAGAGCAGCAATTATGGGAAAAGATGCTTTTTTTAAGCTTGATAACTCTCCTATTAGCATATCTCTTTTTATTTCTAAACCAACAACAAGGAAGAAAATAGCCATTAAAACATCATTTATCCAGTGTTGTAAAGACATAGAAAAAGTATG
This window harbors:
- a CDS encoding ferritin-like domain-containing protein, whose product is MAVDYNILTSKKIDENSNIPIRDQILQIAVYDEFKAYEIYTKVIEKFGNINPFLNIKEAEAIHYSVLIQLMQKYNIEVPINDLENKISIPESLIECYELGVAGEINNIALYNYLLSYAQDSDIIDTLYQLQAASYNNHLPAFRSHVQNYYNNSSINGFNQEKLMQDLAQYQEIYSQFSSGNLDENSISNLLSKLNFNFIGGALSGGALIAIINQLLSSYNKQNQDDKE
- the nhaA gene encoding Na+/H+ antiporter NhaA codes for the protein MANLLPRKYLRTIVNIKNQYKFITSFISTATLSGFKLFLVTVLAVYIANSTFAPQYFEILETHFSFSFGTHTFSMSLQHWINDVLMAIFFLVVGLEIKRDMLIGELSSLKKASFPIIAALGGMIVPALVYLFIDQSHPTGFGVPMATDIAFALGILMLLGKRVSLSIKVFLVTLAVVDDLGAILVVAIFYTNELHYDFLIYSALTYFVLMLFNYFNLTRVMPYLFVGIFLWIFVHSSGIHSTIAGILLAFVIPLKANKTSVEEIEEHNSKSPLLKLEHALHNFSAFLIMPLFAFANAGVALEFESVIENSTIVLGVFFGLVIGKPIGILLFTYLATLFKISEKPSNVSWREIVAVGFLAGIGFTMSIFISHLAFSDPHVVSAVKIAVFASSITAAVIGVCLLLFLSRKNSDIKEE